The proteins below come from a single Synechococcus sp. MW101C3 genomic window:
- a CDS encoding heavy metal translocating P-type ATPase, with protein MNASTSCKEHDHHHMPPGSHGPPPTGGGKGMAKDPICGMVVPRATALSTQRGGRDYYFCSQSCLQTFQNPDRELRVMRRRVGFVIGGVLALALFRAGAFIALAAGVSLVSWAPVSFLPWMSWGKWLFLLATPVQFIGGWSFYTGAWAALKRRALNMDVLIALGTSVAYFYSVVVVFAPTWLPVGVSERDVYFEVSAVVIAFVLMGKYMEEIIKKRSSAAVRKLLDLQPATATVIREGVEMTVPADAIDTGETVLVRPGEKIPADGVVLNGSSSVDESLLTGESLPVAKQAGAELIGGTVNGMGLLRFQASRVGSDTALAQIVRIVEEAQASTASVQRLADQVTGWFVPAVVLIAFAAFAFWTLAGQFSSGLLAFIAVLVISCPCALGIATPAALMVGVGKGAEQGILIRSGEVLERAEKLTTVVFDKTGTLTLGKPVLTDLEPLASHSEQEVLQLAGSLEHGSEHPLAAAIAEAVAERHLELLPLEQFAAQVGEGITAKEGGDVVWFGNRSLASRFLPRLPEPVEGQLAGLEAQGKTAMVLGRPDQILGVIAVADTVRPEAEQAVALLRRRGVRVIMLSGDNRTTAEAIAAQVGITEVIAEVRPADKAGTIKSLQLAGQNVAMVGDGVNDAPALATANIGIAIGSGSDVAKEAGDIILMGNDVRLVVTAIGLSRATMRKIRQNLFWAFIYNGIGIPIAALGLLNPMIAGAAMAMSSLSVIVNSSLLRRYRAA; from the coding sequence ATGAACGCTTCGACGAGCTGCAAGGAACACGACCATCACCACATGCCCCCCGGTAGCCACGGCCCGCCGCCCACCGGCGGCGGCAAAGGCATGGCCAAGGATCCGATCTGCGGCATGGTGGTTCCCAGGGCCACAGCCCTCAGCACCCAGCGCGGCGGCCGCGACTACTACTTCTGCAGCCAGAGTTGCCTGCAGACCTTCCAGAATCCCGACCGCGAATTGCGCGTGATGCGCCGTCGCGTGGGCTTCGTGATCGGCGGGGTGCTGGCGCTGGCGCTGTTCCGGGCCGGGGCCTTCATCGCACTGGCCGCTGGGGTGAGTCTGGTGTCCTGGGCTCCTGTGTCCTTCCTGCCCTGGATGAGCTGGGGGAAGTGGCTGTTCTTGCTCGCCACCCCGGTGCAGTTCATCGGTGGCTGGTCGTTCTATACCGGCGCCTGGGCTGCTCTCAAACGCCGCGCCCTCAACATGGACGTGCTGATCGCCCTTGGCACCTCCGTCGCCTACTTCTACAGCGTGGTGGTGGTCTTTGCGCCCACCTGGCTGCCGGTTGGCGTCAGTGAACGGGATGTCTATTTCGAAGTCTCGGCGGTGGTGATCGCCTTCGTGCTGATGGGCAAATACATGGAGGAGATCATCAAGAAACGCTCCTCAGCCGCCGTGCGCAAGTTGCTCGATCTTCAGCCCGCCACGGCCACGGTGATCCGCGAAGGGGTGGAGATGACCGTGCCCGCCGATGCCATCGACACAGGCGAAACTGTTCTGGTGCGCCCGGGCGAGAAGATCCCCGCCGATGGGGTGGTGCTGAATGGCAGCTCCTCAGTGGACGAATCCTTGCTCACCGGTGAATCCTTGCCGGTGGCCAAACAGGCTGGTGCCGAACTCATCGGCGGCACCGTGAATGGAATGGGCCTGTTGCGCTTCCAGGCCAGCCGGGTGGGATCCGACACCGCCCTGGCCCAGATCGTGCGCATCGTGGAGGAGGCCCAGGCCAGCACCGCCAGCGTGCAACGCCTGGCCGATCAGGTCACCGGCTGGTTTGTTCCAGCCGTGGTGTTGATCGCCTTCGCGGCGTTTGCCTTCTGGACCCTGGCGGGCCAGTTCAGCAGTGGTCTGCTGGCCTTCATTGCCGTGCTGGTGATCTCCTGCCCCTGTGCCCTGGGCATCGCCACCCCCGCGGCGCTGATGGTGGGGGTGGGCAAGGGCGCCGAGCAGGGCATCCTGATCCGCAGCGGCGAGGTGCTGGAGCGGGCCGAGAAGCTCACCACGGTGGTCTTCGACAAGACCGGCACGCTCACCTTGGGCAAGCCGGTGCTCACCGATCTGGAGCCCCTGGCAAGCCATTCGGAGCAGGAAGTGCTTCAGCTCGCAGGTTCCCTGGAGCATGGCTCAGAACATCCCCTGGCGGCGGCGATTGCCGAGGCCGTTGCAGAGCGCCATCTGGAGCTGTTGCCGCTGGAGCAGTTTGCGGCCCAGGTGGGTGAGGGCATCACCGCCAAAGAGGGCGGGGACGTCGTCTGGTTCGGCAACCGTTCCCTGGCGAGCCGCTTCCTGCCCCGGCTTCCCGAACCTGTGGAGGGCCAGCTCGCTGGGCTCGAGGCCCAGGGGAAAACGGCCATGGTGCTGGGGCGCCCCGATCAGATCCTTGGAGTGATCGCCGTGGCCGATACTGTCAGGCCCGAGGCCGAGCAGGCCGTGGCCCTGCTGCGGCGCCGTGGGGTGCGGGTGATCATGCTCAGCGGCGACAACCGCACCACCGCAGAGGCGATTGCCGCCCAGGTGGGGATCACCGAGGTGATCGCCGAGGTCCGGCCAGCTGACAAGGCTGGAACGATCAAGTCCCTGCAGTTGGCGGGGCAGAACGTGGCCATGGTGGGTGATGGCGTCAATGACGCCCCGGCCCTGGCCACCGCCAACATCGGCATCGCCATCGGCTCCGGTTCGGATGTGGCCAAGGAGGCCGGTGACATCATCCTGATGGGCAACGACGTGCGGCTGGTCGTGACCGCCATCGGCCTGTCGCGGGCCACCATGCGCAAGATCCGCCAGAACCTCTTCTGGGCCTTCATCTACAACGGGATCGGCATCCCGATTGCTGCGCTCGGATTGCTGAACCCGATGATCGCCGGTGCGGCCATGGCCATGAGTTCGCTGTCGGTGATCGTCAACTCGTCGCTGTTGCGGCGGTACCGAGCGGCTTGA
- a CDS encoding DUF305 domain-containing protein yields the protein MYPFRFTATLIGLASALSVAAPALAQMPGGMNHEGHQGMPGMMNMPGMSAPAGSAPAHAGHAHDVGPAGATYDLRFIDGMVQHHTGALRMSEFVFGIGSPGVGALGNTIWRDQANEIRAMGLWRKAWYPQAPVYPVALASGGDPNSLSGLTRMSQAQIDGMRMMGELPTKENRVVWFLEGMLEHHAGALMMAHDALAKSTNTTIRRFARGVIVAQRAEIIELRRMLAVEGLRKPEYFKYDALFRL from the coding sequence ATGTACCCATTCCGCTTCACCGCCACCCTGATCGGTCTGGCCTCTGCCCTCTCCGTTGCGGCTCCTGCCCTGGCCCAGATGCCCGGTGGCATGAATCACGAAGGGCACCAGGGCATGCCAGGGATGATGAACATGCCTGGGATGTCTGCTCCGGCCGGATCCGCCCCGGCCCATGCCGGCCACGCCCACGACGTGGGCCCGGCCGGTGCCACCTACGACCTGCGCTTCATTGACGGGATGGTGCAGCACCACACCGGCGCGCTGCGAATGAGCGAATTTGTGTTCGGCATCGGTTCCCCTGGTGTCGGTGCTCTGGGCAATACGATCTGGCGCGATCAGGCCAACGAAATCCGGGCGATGGGCCTGTGGCGCAAGGCCTGGTACCCCCAGGCACCCGTCTACCCGGTGGCACTGGCGAGCGGCGGTGATCCGAACAGCCTCTCCGGCCTCACGCGCATGAGCCAGGCCCAGATCGATGGCATGCGGATGATGGGCGAGCTCCCCACCAAGGAGAACAGGGTGGTGTGGTTCCTCGAGGGCATGCTTGAGCACCACGCCGGGGCACTGATGATGGCCCACGACGCCCTGGCCAAGAGCACAAACACCACAATCCGGCGCTTTGCTCGCGGCGTGATCGTGGCCCAGCGCGCCGAGATCATCGAACTGCGCAGGATGCTGGCGGTGGAGGGATTGCGCAAGCCGGAGTACTTCAAGTACGACGCGCTGTTCCGTCTTTGA
- a CDS encoding DUF411 domain-containing protein has translation MDSTSFRGHSRFFGLLLGVGAVAAVVSAGGSLPARASAPALMPVTSYRSASCGCCKGWVQHMRANGFAVRDVVVADVGVVKRRLGVPARLASCHTAEVAGFALEGHVPAADVKRLLQKRPPVAGLALPGMPLGSPGMESAYGKEAFTVMAFTRTGAISSFSQHGK, from the coding sequence ATGGACTCGACATCTTTCCGCGGTCATTCGCGGTTCTTTGGGCTGCTGCTGGGGGTCGGCGCTGTTGCTGCCGTTGTCTCAGCGGGCGGGTCGCTCCCGGCACGCGCCAGTGCTCCAGCCCTGATGCCGGTCACCTCCTACCGATCCGCGAGCTGCGGGTGCTGCAAGGGCTGGGTGCAGCACATGCGCGCCAATGGCTTCGCAGTGCGCGATGTCGTGGTGGCCGATGTCGGCGTCGTCAAGCGACGCCTGGGGGTCCCCGCCCGCCTGGCCTCGTGCCACACCGCCGAAGTGGCTGGATTTGCCCTTGAGGGTCACGTCCCTGCCGCCGATGTGAAACGGCTGCTGCAGAAACGCCCACCTGTGGCGGGCCTCGCCCTTCCGGGGATGCCCCTGGGCTCCCCAGGCATGGAATCGGCCTACGGCAAGGAGGCGTTCACGGTGATGGCCTTCACGCGGACCGGAGCCATCAGCAGTTTCTCCCAGCACGGCAAATGA
- a CDS encoding multicopper oxidase family protein, whose product MTTPLRRRQVLGLGLAGLGTAVVGPLLWDRVQHSAARAQPAGATRLGSVGGVADLELVASATPGRLPGGPATLLTYNGRSPGPLLEVNAGDQVRLLLRNDLQEPTNLHFHGLHIPPTGSGDNVFLTVPPGGSFSYEFTLAKDHPAGLFYVHPHHHGHSADQVFGGLGGALVVRGNLDRIPEVAAASESVLVLKDFASADGTAEAGMGMGMERMLGREGPLLTVNGELNPGLAIPSGGLLRLRLLNASNARIYRLALEGHRMVLIATDGGAIATPEALDELLLAPGERADVLVQGNQTPGSYRLLNLPYQRSGHMGMGQVADAPQTLATLNYAGSVAPLPLPKTLIPVAALPQPERTRRFSLAHAMGMGMGGMQHGMGGGGMGGGGMGFVINGQPFDPDRIDTRVSLSSTEDWLIVNDDVMDHPFHLHVNPFQVISRAGRPEAQRRWKDTLQVKAGEEVRIRVTFKDFTGRTVYHCHNLDHEDLGLMGVLQID is encoded by the coding sequence ATGACCACTCCCCTTCGGCGACGCCAGGTGCTCGGACTTGGGCTCGCCGGCCTCGGCACGGCCGTGGTCGGCCCACTTCTCTGGGATCGGGTGCAGCACTCCGCCGCCCGTGCGCAGCCCGCCGGTGCGACGCGGCTGGGCTCCGTTGGCGGCGTGGCCGATCTGGAGCTGGTGGCCAGCGCCACGCCGGGGAGGCTTCCCGGTGGCCCCGCCACGTTGCTCACCTACAACGGCCGCTCGCCCGGCCCGCTGCTGGAGGTGAATGCCGGCGATCAGGTGCGGCTCCTGCTGCGCAACGACCTCCAGGAACCCACCAACCTGCATTTCCACGGACTGCACATCCCGCCTACCGGATCAGGCGACAACGTCTTCCTGACCGTGCCGCCCGGTGGCTCCTTTTCCTATGAGTTCACGCTCGCCAAAGACCACCCGGCCGGCCTCTTCTACGTGCACCCCCATCACCACGGTCACTCGGCCGATCAGGTGTTCGGTGGTCTCGGGGGCGCCCTGGTGGTGCGCGGCAATCTGGATCGGATTCCAGAGGTGGCGGCCGCCAGCGAAAGCGTGCTGGTGCTCAAGGACTTCGCCAGCGCCGACGGTACGGCTGAGGCCGGCATGGGGATGGGGATGGAGCGCATGCTCGGCCGGGAAGGTCCACTGCTGACGGTGAACGGGGAGCTCAATCCCGGCCTGGCGATCCCCAGCGGCGGTCTGCTGCGGCTCCGTTTGCTCAATGCTTCCAATGCCCGCATCTACCGCCTCGCCCTGGAAGGGCACCGGATGGTGCTGATCGCCACCGATGGCGGCGCCATCGCGACCCCTGAGGCCCTCGACGAACTGCTGCTGGCCCCTGGCGAGCGGGCCGATGTGCTGGTGCAGGGCAACCAGACTCCAGGCAGCTACCGGCTGCTCAACCTGCCCTACCAGCGCAGTGGCCACATGGGGATGGGCCAGGTGGCGGACGCTCCTCAAACCCTGGCCACCCTCAACTACGCCGGATCAGTGGCGCCGCTGCCACTCCCAAAAACCCTGATTCCCGTGGCGGCCCTGCCGCAGCCGGAGCGCACGCGCCGCTTCTCCCTGGCCCATGCCATGGGGATGGGAATGGGCGGCATGCAACACGGCATGGGCGGCGGGGGGATGGGCGGGGGTGGCATGGGCTTCGTGATCAATGGCCAGCCCTTCGATCCAGATCGCATCGACACCCGGGTGTCGCTGAGTAGCACGGAAGACTGGCTGATCGTCAATGACGATGTGATGGATCACCCCTTCCACTTGCACGTCAATCCCTTCCAGGTGATCAGCCGCGCCGGCCGCCCCGAAGCCCAGCGCCGCTGGAAGGACACCTTGCAGGTGAAGGCTGGCGAGGAGGTGCGGATCCGCGTCACGTTCAAAGATTTCACGGGGCGCACCGTCTACCACTGCCACAACCTCGACCACGAGGATCTGGGGCTGATGGGGGTACTGCAGATCGACTAG
- a CDS encoding cation-translocating P-type ATPase: MAEPCCNSGTSGQNAGATMEPQPELASAREALFRISAMDCATEETEIRHALSGLDGIRSLRFVLADRVLAIDAEAAALNSALAAIRRLGFSPEPISADHRQTADQIRTERRLERLRLGGSLALALTAELLHLVVPAYPGYELVEIGIAIAAIALAGFSVFRKGLAALRQGRLNINALMSVAVTGAFLIGRFPEAAMVMALYAVAEAIEVRAVERARQAITSLMALAPDEAEIRQSDGRWQRVTASAVAIGDVARVRPGERLPLDGTVLSGVSAIDQAPITGESLPVDKGPGDEVFAGTINQGGALEIQVTAPASLSTLARIIQAVEEAQASRAPIQRFVDRFAARYTPAVFVVALAVALLAPPLLGFTPLQAIYKALVLLVIACPCALVIATPVTVVSGLATAARRGIIIKGGLYIEEARKIKVLALDKTGTITLGQPQLVAFSPQQEGADAGVLKQWASSLAERSDHPVSRAIAAGLDGERLAVESFEALPGRGVLGVIAGRPLMLANHRWIEELGLCSSDLEASMQVHERQGCSLSLLADDSGVLALIAVADTVRPSSEAAMVALRALGVTPVMLTGDNAATAGAIAALAGIEEVKSNLLPQDKLEAVADLQARYGFAAMAGDGINDAPALAQADIGFAMGAAGTHIAVEAADVVIMNDDLMRVPETIALSRRTFRILRQNIALALGIKAIFLVLTVAGNATMWMAVFADMGTSLIVIANGLRLLRRPNLLTLPG; this comes from the coding sequence ATGGCGGAACCTTGCTGCAACAGCGGAACCAGCGGGCAGAACGCTGGAGCCACCATGGAGCCGCAGCCGGAGCTGGCAAGCGCCAGAGAAGCGCTGTTTCGGATCAGCGCAATGGATTGCGCCACCGAGGAAACCGAGATCCGCCATGCCCTCTCAGGTCTCGACGGCATCCGCAGCCTGAGGTTCGTGCTGGCCGATCGCGTTCTGGCGATCGATGCCGAAGCAGCAGCGCTCAACTCCGCCCTTGCCGCGATCCGCCGTTTGGGATTCAGCCCGGAGCCGATCAGCGCCGATCACCGACAGACAGCCGATCAGATCCGTACCGAACGGCGCCTCGAACGGCTCCGCCTGGGGGGTTCCCTGGCACTGGCGCTTACGGCGGAGCTCCTGCATCTGGTCGTTCCCGCCTACCCGGGCTATGAACTGGTGGAGATCGGGATCGCCATCGCCGCGATCGCCCTGGCGGGCTTCTCCGTATTTCGCAAGGGCCTTGCGGCCCTGCGCCAGGGCCGGCTCAACATCAATGCATTGATGAGCGTGGCGGTCACGGGCGCCTTCCTGATCGGCCGCTTCCCGGAAGCCGCCATGGTGATGGCGCTCTATGCCGTGGCCGAGGCGATCGAGGTGCGGGCGGTGGAGCGGGCCCGCCAGGCGATCACCAGCCTGATGGCTCTGGCTCCCGATGAGGCGGAGATCCGCCAGAGCGATGGCCGCTGGCAGCGCGTGACCGCCAGTGCTGTGGCCATCGGTGATGTGGCGAGGGTCCGCCCGGGGGAACGACTGCCGCTTGATGGCACGGTGCTTTCTGGCGTAAGTGCGATCGATCAGGCGCCGATTACCGGCGAAAGCCTGCCGGTCGACAAAGGCCCAGGTGATGAGGTGTTTGCGGGCACCATCAACCAGGGCGGCGCCCTGGAAATCCAGGTCACGGCACCTGCCTCGCTGAGCACCCTGGCGCGCATCATCCAGGCCGTGGAGGAAGCCCAGGCCTCCCGTGCTCCGATCCAACGCTTCGTGGATCGCTTTGCAGCCCGCTACACCCCGGCGGTGTTCGTGGTGGCCCTGGCCGTGGCCCTGCTGGCGCCACCCTTGCTGGGGTTCACCCCCCTACAGGCGATCTACAAGGCCCTGGTGCTGCTGGTGATCGCTTGCCCCTGCGCTCTGGTGATCGCCACACCAGTCACGGTGGTGAGCGGCCTGGCCACCGCCGCCCGCCGCGGCATCATCATCAAGGGCGGGCTTTACATCGAGGAGGCCCGCAAGATCAAGGTGCTGGCCCTCGACAAGACCGGCACAATCACCCTGGGCCAGCCCCAGCTGGTGGCCTTCTCCCCTCAGCAAGAAGGGGCAGACGCTGGCGTTCTCAAACAGTGGGCCAGCAGCCTGGCGGAGCGCTCCGACCATCCGGTGTCACGGGCCATCGCCGCAGGCCTCGATGGTGAGCGGCTGGCCGTGGAGTCCTTCGAGGCCCTCCCCGGAAGGGGGGTGCTGGGCGTGATCGCGGGGCGGCCGCTGATGCTGGCCAACCACCGCTGGATCGAGGAGCTGGGGCTCTGCTCCAGCGACCTGGAAGCATCGATGCAGGTCCATGAGCGCCAGGGTTGCTCGCTCAGCCTGCTGGCGGATGACAGCGGCGTGCTCGCCCTGATTGCCGTCGCCGACACCGTTCGGCCCAGCTCCGAGGCCGCCATGGTGGCCCTGCGGGCCCTCGGCGTCACCCCGGTGATGCTCACGGGCGACAACGCAGCCACCGCCGGTGCGATCGCGGCCCTGGCCGGCATCGAGGAGGTGAAAAGCAACCTGCTGCCCCAGGATAAGCTCGAGGCGGTGGCCGATCTGCAGGCCCGCTATGGATTCGCGGCCATGGCCGGCGATGGCATCAACGATGCCCCGGCTCTGGCCCAGGCGGACATCGGTTTCGCGATGGGGGCAGCCGGCACCCACATCGCCGTCGAAGCGGCCGACGTGGTGATCATGAACGACGATCTGATGCGCGTACCGGAAACGATCGCCCTTTCGCGCCGCACCTTTCGAATCCTGCGCCAGAACATCGCGCTGGCGTTGGGAATCAAGGCCATTTTTCTGGTGCTCACCGTGGCCGGTAACGCCACGATGTGGATGGCGGTCTTTGCGGACATGGGCACCAGCTTGATCGTGATCGCCAATGGTCTGCGGCTGCTCCGCAGACCCAATCTCCTCACCCTTCCTGGCTAA
- the cadR gene encoding Cd(II)/Pb(II)-responsive transcriptional regulator, producing the protein MQIGELARSTGVKIETIRYYEREHLLPLPQRTDGNYRLYSPRHAEKLRFIRYCRSLDMSLEEVRILIGALDTPSGSCQTVNALLDEKIAEVDARVNELHKLQDQLRELRGLCQQPDQGEICGILAELNRCTESRKPVA; encoded by the coding sequence ATGCAGATCGGCGAGTTGGCCCGGTCCACCGGGGTCAAGATCGAAACCATCCGCTATTACGAACGCGAGCACTTGCTGCCGCTGCCACAGCGCACCGATGGCAACTACCGCCTCTATTCGCCGCGCCATGCGGAGAAGTTACGCTTCATCCGCTATTGCCGCAGCCTTGACATGAGCCTGGAGGAGGTCCGCATCCTGATCGGGGCGCTCGACACACCCTCAGGAAGCTGTCAGACGGTGAATGCCCTGCTGGACGAGAAGATCGCCGAGGTCGATGCCCGCGTGAATGAGTTGCACAAACTTCAGGATCAACTGCGGGAGCTCAGAGGGCTCTGCCAGCAGCCGGATCAAGGGGAGATCTGCGGAATTCTCGCCGAGCTGAATCGGTGCACCGAAAGCAGAAAGCCAGTCGCCTGA
- a CDS encoding vitamin K epoxide reductase family protein, whose product MAVSQPFSPPVSSATRTKPLSSRRSSQEPGRPWVRLTMAVLATIGMIDTGSITAKRWGWIGSLSCPGGSDGCDKVLGSAWGTLLGQPLSLYGFLAYGTVLLLALMPLLRGGLRVPASEGNRWALFLVSCGMAVFSLVLMGLLVFEIKAFCTFCVVSAALSLALFLLSLVGGGWIDRNQLIFRGVMTVLLVGLLGLGWAASADQPVAQSGRAAPAVISASSPAKIALAEHLSSVGARVFTAYWCPHCHDQKEAFGKEAAAKLQVIECAEDGANSQAQLCKQQGVQGYPSWQIKGVVDSGVKPLNTLADLSGYTGPRDF is encoded by the coding sequence ATGGCCGTATCTCAGCCGTTCTCTCCCCCTGTGAGCAGCGCTACGCGAACCAAACCTCTCTCCAGCCGTCGATCGAGCCAGGAGCCAGGCCGGCCCTGGGTGCGCCTCACCATGGCCGTGCTCGCCACGATCGGCATGATCGATACCGGCTCGATCACCGCCAAGCGCTGGGGTTGGATCGGCAGCCTGTCCTGTCCGGGCGGTAGCGATGGCTGCGACAAGGTGCTCGGCAGCGCCTGGGGCACGCTGCTGGGCCAGCCACTTTCTCTCTATGGGTTCCTGGCCTACGGCACGGTGCTCCTGCTGGCCCTGATGCCGTTACTGCGAGGAGGTCTGCGCGTCCCAGCCTCGGAGGGCAATCGCTGGGCTCTGTTCCTCGTCAGCTGCGGCATGGCCGTCTTCAGCCTGGTGCTGATGGGGCTCCTGGTCTTCGAGATCAAGGCCTTCTGCACCTTCTGTGTGGTCTCAGCCGCCCTCAGCCTCGCGCTGTTCCTGTTGAGCCTTGTTGGAGGTGGCTGGATCGACCGCAACCAACTGATCTTTCGCGGAGTGATGACAGTCCTCCTTGTTGGTCTGCTGGGGCTGGGCTGGGCAGCATCGGCGGACCAGCCTGTCGCTCAAAGCGGACGGGCGGCTCCAGCTGTCATCAGCGCCAGTTCGCCGGCCAAGATTGCCCTGGCGGAGCATCTGAGCAGCGTCGGCGCCCGGGTGTTCACGGCGTACTGGTGCCCCCACTGCCATGACCAGAAGGAGGCCTTCGGCAAGGAGGCCGCCGCCAAGCTCCAGGTGATCGAATGCGCCGAAGACGGCGCCAACAGCCAAGCGCAGCTGTGCAAGCAGCAGGGGGTTCAGGGCTATCCCAGCTGGCAGATCAAGGGCGTCGTGGATTCGGGCGTCAAGCCACTGAACACCCTCGCCGATCTCAGTGGCTACACCGGTCCGCGTGACTTCTGA
- a CDS encoding Nramp family divalent metal transporter: protein MPDAPIGTASRIDTQAVEVPAGLGTLRTFLRVLGPGYLVAVGYMDPGNWATDLAAGSQFGYRLLWVIGLSSLMAMVLQSLCCRLGIATRLDLAQACSQLLPRFCRIPLWLLAEVAIIACDLAELVGSAIALQLLFGLPLPWGVGLTAADTLLLLALQRFGIRRLEALVIALVALVGGCFAVEMFLLQLNWSQVGQGFFPQAASLRDGQQLFLAAGILGATVMPHNLYLHSSLVQTRRWIGGQVAQRRALAFSTWDTLIALSLAFLINVSILVLAAGSFYGRLPQPVTDLSEAYRLLTPMLGTSLASVLFGVALLAAGQSSTLTATMAGQIVMEGFLQIRLPDWKRRLLTRGLALIPAMATVILFGERATTNLLVLSQVLLSLQLPFAVIPLVWFCGRRSLMGELRAPLWLQAAGWLCASVIAMINLSLLSAVLRGG from the coding sequence ATGCCTGATGCACCGATCGGCACCGCCTCTCGCATCGACACGCAGGCCGTGGAGGTACCCGCCGGCCTGGGCACCCTGCGCACCTTTCTGCGGGTGCTCGGCCCCGGCTATCTGGTGGCCGTGGGTTACATGGATCCCGGCAACTGGGCCACGGATCTGGCGGCCGGTTCCCAGTTCGGCTATCGCCTGCTGTGGGTGATCGGGCTCTCCAGCCTGATGGCGATGGTGCTCCAGTCGCTCTGCTGCCGGCTGGGCATCGCCACGCGGCTGGATCTGGCCCAGGCCTGCAGCCAGCTCCTGCCGCGGTTCTGCCGGATTCCCCTGTGGCTGCTGGCCGAGGTGGCGATCATTGCCTGTGACCTGGCCGAGCTGGTGGGCAGCGCCATTGCCCTGCAGCTGCTTTTCGGTCTTCCTTTGCCCTGGGGGGTGGGCCTAACGGCCGCCGACACCCTGTTGCTGCTGGCCCTGCAGCGCTTCGGGATCCGCCGGCTGGAGGCCCTTGTGATCGCCCTGGTCGCCCTGGTCGGGGGTTGCTTCGCGGTGGAGATGTTCCTGCTGCAGCTCAATTGGAGCCAGGTGGGCCAGGGCTTCTTTCCCCAGGCCGCCAGCCTCAGGGACGGGCAGCAGCTGTTTCTGGCTGCCGGGATTCTCGGGGCCACGGTGATGCCACACAACCTCTATCTGCACTCCTCGCTGGTGCAAACCCGCCGCTGGATCGGCGGCCAGGTGGCGCAGCGCAGGGCCCTGGCTTTCAGCACCTGGGACACCCTGATCGCCCTCAGCCTGGCCTTTCTGATCAATGTCTCGATCCTGGTGCTGGCCGCCGGCAGCTTCTACGGACGGCTACCGCAGCCGGTCACGGACCTGAGCGAGGCCTACCGGTTGCTGACGCCGATGCTGGGCACGTCGCTCGCCAGCGTGCTGTTCGGGGTGGCCCTGCTGGCGGCGGGCCAGAGCTCCACCCTCACCGCCACCATGGCCGGCCAGATCGTGATGGAGGGGTTCCTGCAGATCCGACTGCCCGACTGGAAGCGGCGACTGCTGACCCGCGGCCTCGCCCTGATTCCGGCGATGGCCACGGTGATCCTGTTCGGGGAACGGGCCACCACGAATCTGCTGGTGCTGAGCCAGGTGTTGCTGTCGCTGCAGTTGCCGTTCGCGGTGATCCCGCTGGTGTGGTTCTGCGGGCGGCGCAGTCTGATGGGCGAGCTCAGAGCGCCGCTCTGGCTTCAGGCAGCAGGCTGGCTGTGCGCCAGCGTGATTGCGATGATCAACCTCTCCTTGCTCAGCGCGGTGCTGCGGGGTGGCTGA
- a CDS encoding class I SAM-dependent methyltransferase: protein MAELLTAASAWTHDEQKPLGVDLRIEAPESLSWYQAHADDSLRLLQAAGLPLDATIIDVGGGASTLVDDLLNLGYQRITVLDLSSAALAVTRERLGARAAAVQWLEADILTATLPDHAYDVWHDRAVFHFLTSPADQQAYVRAVLQALKPGGTLLLATFAEDGPTTCSALPVVRYSPERLQETLGTTFRLLDHGWFRHRTPSGAEQHFLSCRFQRTSPSFA from the coding sequence GTGGCTGAACTGTTGACAGCCGCCTCTGCGTGGACCCATGACGAGCAAAAACCACTGGGAGTCGATCTACGCATCGAAGCCCCTGAGTCGTTGAGCTGGTATCAAGCCCATGCCGATGACTCACTCCGGCTGCTTCAGGCTGCCGGCCTACCACTGGATGCGACGATCATCGATGTGGGCGGGGGTGCCTCCACGCTTGTGGATGACCTCCTGAACCTTGGCTATCAACGGATCACGGTTCTGGACCTTTCCAGCGCGGCACTGGCCGTGACCCGAGAGCGGCTTGGCGCACGCGCCGCTGCGGTGCAGTGGCTGGAGGCCGACATCCTCACGGCCACCCTGCCCGACCATGCCTATGACGTCTGGCATGACAGGGCGGTGTTTCATTTCCTCACCAGCCCCGCCGATCAGCAGGCCTATGTCCGGGCCGTGCTGCAGGCGCTCAAGCCTGGTGGCACTCTGCTCCTGGCAACCTTTGCAGAAGATGGCCCCACCACTTGCAGTGCCTTGCCTGTGGTGCGGTACAGCCCTGAGAGGCTCCAGGAAACTTTGGGGACAACATTCCGTTTGCTCGATCATGGGTGGTTCCGCCATCGCACACCAAGCGGCGCGGAGCAACACTTTCTGTCCTGTCGGTTCCAACGGACTTCCCCATCGTTTGCATAG